One genomic segment of Vibrio nitrifigilis includes these proteins:
- the helD gene encoding DNA helicase IV, translating into MQLSANKTAQFFISDEYHQVSLEKELIVLSSHQTEERIPYHIWNGCVRVNHGLIWGSMQFYAHEEEGVQRSWLVQGLPWPQCRDFAEYLVTDYQRWHDLQCEKLSEYLPRWREELLSIGNLPSFLPHSLTESWVTRVLSDLDSIGATIEETHQRLPEAMEPLLPWLLNTSETLYERNQAWLGDEQERWQPLFANIESSPMNNTQQQAVLLNDDHNLVLAGAGSGKTSVLTARVAYLLQSGLAHPEDILLVAFGKDAAQEMEQRIQEKVGERTQGVRVNTFHQLGLNIINRVEGGSVALSPLALDDNQRTAWCIDWLKRHWMTDTNFKRWQQHLSKWPIAYITGDDELGSHVENPKLIAWLVKQIDQLSMLNIKKKELQERIVDHEEYARLNSELNLCWPCFRDWQKMLKDEDQIDFNIMISRAAQYVQKGKFPSPWKFIMVDEYQDISPQRLELIQSLCEQKTGSCNLFAVGDDWQAIYQFAGSDVNLTTGFAARFPQSTIHHLDTTYRFNEQIANVANQFIQQNPNQLPKTLNSYKSQKQKAVYVAPSHNVEKIIDQLNRKADGLKTLLLLGRNHYHKPELLKDWQNRYLSLRIDFMTCHASKGKEANYVIILNVDEGQFPAKVKAVHLDGVLSHNNDDYPYAEERRLFYVAMTRAKEKVWITHSGQGSAFVQELVNGDYPIVKQK; encoded by the coding sequence ATGCAGCTGAGTGCGAATAAGACTGCACAGTTTTTTATTTCTGACGAATATCATCAAGTGTCACTTGAGAAAGAGCTTATTGTGCTCTCATCTCATCAAACTGAAGAGCGTATTCCTTATCATATTTGGAATGGATGCGTACGCGTTAATCATGGTCTCATTTGGGGCTCGATGCAATTCTATGCCCATGAAGAAGAGGGCGTGCAGCGTTCATGGTTAGTTCAAGGACTTCCTTGGCCACAATGCCGCGATTTTGCTGAGTATTTAGTGACCGATTATCAGCGCTGGCATGATCTCCAATGTGAGAAGCTCAGCGAATATCTACCACGTTGGCGAGAAGAACTCTTAAGTATCGGTAACTTGCCTTCATTCCTTCCCCATTCATTAACAGAAAGTTGGGTAACCCGGGTGCTTAGCGATCTGGATAGCATTGGGGCCACTATCGAAGAAACACACCAACGTTTACCAGAGGCTATGGAACCACTGTTGCCTTGGCTGTTAAATACGTCTGAAACCTTATATGAGCGCAACCAAGCTTGGCTTGGTGATGAGCAAGAACGATGGCAACCACTCTTTGCAAATATTGAGTCTTCACCAATGAATAATACGCAGCAGCAGGCGGTATTACTCAATGATGATCATAATTTAGTGTTAGCAGGCGCGGGCTCAGGTAAAACCAGTGTATTGACTGCACGCGTTGCGTACTTACTGCAAAGTGGGTTGGCTCATCCAGAAGATATTTTGCTGGTGGCGTTTGGCAAAGATGCCGCACAGGAAATGGAACAGCGGATCCAAGAAAAAGTGGGGGAGAGAACGCAAGGTGTGAGAGTAAATACCTTCCATCAATTGGGGCTCAATATCATTAATCGAGTTGAAGGGGGCAGTGTTGCTTTGTCACCTTTGGCACTTGATGATAACCAGCGTACAGCGTGGTGTATTGATTGGCTTAAGCGTCACTGGATGACTGATACCAACTTTAAGCGTTGGCAGCAACATCTATCAAAATGGCCTATTGCCTATATTACCGGTGATGATGAGCTAGGTAGTCATGTTGAAAACCCCAAATTAATTGCTTGGTTGGTTAAGCAAATTGATCAGCTTTCAATGCTCAATATTAAGAAAAAAGAACTTCAGGAGCGTATCGTTGATCATGAAGAATATGCCCGTTTGAACAGCGAGTTGAATTTATGTTGGCCGTGCTTTCGTGACTGGCAAAAAATGCTGAAAGATGAAGATCAAATCGACTTTAACATCATGATTAGCCGCGCTGCTCAATACGTACAGAAGGGGAAATTCCCATCGCCATGGAAATTTATTATGGTCGATGAATATCAAGATATTTCGCCGCAACGTTTAGAACTGATCCAGTCGCTATGTGAGCAAAAAACCGGTTCGTGTAACTTGTTTGCTGTGGGGGATGATTGGCAGGCCATTTACCAGTTTGCTGGTTCTGATGTCAATTTGACTACAGGGTTTGCTGCTCGTTTCCCTCAGTCAACCATACATCATCTCGATACGACATACCGTTTCAATGAGCAGATTGCCAATGTGGCCAATCAGTTTATTCAGCAAAACCCGAATCAGTTGCCCAAAACGCTCAATAGCTATAAGTCGCAGAAACAGAAAGCGGTTTACGTTGCACCTAGCCACAATGTAGAGAAGATTATTGATCAGCTTAATCGCAAAGCGGATGGCCTAAAAACTTTACTACTGCTTGGCCGTAATCACTACCATAAGCCAGAATTGCTAAAGGATTGGCAAAACCGTTATTTATCGTTGCGAATTGATTTTATGACGTGTCATGCCAGTAAAGGTAAAGAAGCGAATTATGTCATTATTCTTAACGTGGACGAAGGGCAGTTTCCAGCGAAAGTCAAAGCCGTGCATCTTGATGGTGTATTGTCACACAATAATGATGACTATCCTTATGCAGAAGAACGTCGCTTGTTTTACGTCGCGATGACTCGCGCCAAGGAAAAAGTGTGGATTACCCACAGTGGTCAGGGATCCGCCTTTGTCCAAGAACTGGTCAATGGCGATTATCCAATAGTGAAGCAAAAATAA